One Pyrococcus furiosus DSM 3638 genomic region harbors:
- a CDS encoding RsmB/NOP family class I SAM-dependent RNA methyltransferase: MSYLEAFPPELQEYYRKLFGEEAEEIMKRLREPVEHYYIRVNTLKISREKLIEELRKEGLRPRRSPYLQEALYFVREGPNFPDDYNPNLPTVVANKYAAESVYQGAMLYAPGVLKAEKGIKEGDMVQIRDPRGLLVGIGIAKMDYREMIEATRGLAVEVTLPKFKLPSLSELKSFEKGYFYPQSLPSMVTSRVLEPKEEEIIIDMAAAPGGKTSHIAQLLQNRGEIIAIDKSKNRLKKMEENLKRLGVKNVKLIQMDARNLPELGIKADKILLDAPCTALGVRPKLWELRTPKDIEATARYQRAFIWAAIKSLRKGGILVYSTCTLSYEENEGNVKFMLKKGMKLEEQSLFIGSPGIGIDEVQRFYPHKHLTQGFFIAKLRKVREI; encoded by the coding sequence ATGAGCTATTTAGAAGCATTTCCTCCAGAGCTTCAGGAATATTATCGGAAACTTTTCGGGGAGGAAGCAGAAGAGATTATGAAAAGGCTTAGAGAGCCGGTTGAACACTACTACATTAGGGTTAATACCCTAAAGATTAGTCGGGAAAAGCTCATTGAAGAACTAAGAAAGGAGGGCTTACGTCCAAGAAGGAGCCCCTACCTTCAAGAAGCTTTGTATTTTGTAAGGGAGGGGCCGAACTTTCCTGACGACTACAATCCAAATCTGCCAACAGTGGTTGCCAATAAGTATGCAGCAGAGAGCGTTTATCAAGGAGCCATGCTTTATGCTCCAGGCGTTCTCAAGGCTGAGAAAGGAATAAAAGAAGGGGATATGGTTCAAATTAGAGACCCAAGAGGACTTTTAGTTGGAATTGGAATAGCGAAAATGGACTACAGGGAAATGATAGAAGCTACTAGAGGGTTAGCAGTTGAAGTAACTCTCCCAAAATTTAAGCTGCCTAGCTTAAGTGAGCTAAAATCTTTTGAGAAGGGTTATTTCTATCCTCAGAGTTTGCCATCAATGGTGACTTCTAGAGTCTTAGAGCCTAAGGAAGAGGAAATTATAATAGACATGGCCGCTGCTCCTGGGGGTAAAACATCTCATATAGCTCAGCTTCTTCAAAATAGGGGGGAGATAATAGCCATAGACAAATCAAAGAACAGATTAAAGAAGATGGAAGAAAATCTCAAAAGATTAGGAGTAAAAAACGTAAAATTAATTCAGATGGATGCTCGAAACCTTCCAGAGCTCGGAATTAAGGCAGATAAGATACTTTTGGATGCTCCGTGTACTGCTTTGGGTGTAAGGCCAAAGCTTTGGGAATTGAGAACACCAAAGGATATTGAGGCCACTGCAAGATATCAAAGGGCATTTATCTGGGCTGCAATAAAAAGTCTAAGAAAAGGTGGGATATTAGTTTATTCCACTTGCACTTTAAGTTATGAGGAAAATGAAGGAAATGTAAAGTTTATGCTCAAAAAAGGTATGAAGCTTGAAGAGCAGAGCCTCTTTATTGGTTCTCCTGGAATAGGAATTGATGAGGTTCAGAGATTCTACCCACACAAACATCTAACTCAGGGGTTCTTTATTGCAAAGTTAAGAAAGGTGAGAGAAATATGA
- a CDS encoding lysylphosphatidylglycerol synthase transmembrane domain-containing protein yields the protein MKIKKRYVTVVAGIGLLGVLLWWAGIRETLTLLFSADLNYLGIAFLMYCLSVLVWAVRWRIFLEKANIKVPFIRILGGIFVGIFVNNLTPGARTGGEPVKAFYITRGMGKNESYPRVLATVMADRILDVIPVMAFMVVALLYALKLRENILVAVLAFSSLLIMLILAITLIFSLKERYALVIIMKIVGIFKRIFPKKLGDGEIVEAKVRSAIREFKETLLGIANKRKDVIIPLLWSFLLWSLDILRTYFVFLSIGWRVSLVKVLLVKMASMAMAMISIVPGGIGVSEVVQSALFLVVGIEKSVAVSAILLDRLISFWFPTLIGGILLIKERV from the coding sequence ATGAAGATAAAGAAGAGATATGTAACTGTGGTAGCGGGGATTGGATTATTGGGAGTTCTTCTTTGGTGGGCAGGAATTAGAGAAACTCTAACATTGCTCTTTTCTGCTGATCTTAATTACCTGGGAATTGCCTTCTTGATGTATTGCCTTTCCGTTCTTGTTTGGGCCGTGAGGTGGAGAATTTTTTTGGAGAAGGCGAATATTAAAGTTCCGTTCATTCGAATTCTTGGCGGTATTTTTGTTGGAATATTTGTCAACAACTTAACCCCTGGAGCTAGGACTGGAGGAGAACCCGTGAAGGCCTTTTATATAACTAGAGGTATGGGAAAGAATGAGAGTTATCCTAGGGTTTTAGCTACAGTAATGGCCGATAGAATTTTGGATGTCATTCCAGTAATGGCTTTCATGGTTGTTGCTCTTCTCTATGCTCTAAAACTTAGGGAAAATATCTTAGTTGCTGTATTAGCCTTTTCCTCCCTTCTTATCATGTTAATACTCGCTATAACTCTTATATTTTCCCTAAAAGAAAGATATGCGCTGGTTATTATAATGAAAATTGTGGGGATTTTCAAGAGAATTTTCCCAAAAAAACTTGGGGATGGGGAAATTGTGGAAGCAAAAGTTAGATCTGCTATACGGGAATTTAAGGAAACATTATTAGGAATCGCCAATAAGCGAAAGGATGTTATAATTCCCTTACTTTGGAGCTTTCTGCTTTGGAGTTTGGATATCCTTAGGACTTATTTTGTGTTTTTAAGCATAGGGTGGAGAGTTTCCTTAGTTAAGGTTTTATTGGTAAAAATGGCTTCAATGGCCATGGCCATGATTAGTATAGTCCCAGGGGGAATTGGAGTTAGCGAGGTTGTTCAGTCTGCCCTTTTCCTAGTAGTTGGGATTGAAAAAAGTGTTGCAGTATCTGCAATTCTTTTGGATAGGTTGATTTCGTTTTGGTTTCCCACCCTCATTGGAGGAATTCTTCTAATTAAAGAAAGAGTTTAG
- a CDS encoding DUF835 domain-containing protein has protein sequence MITHGGGAGGLVVLYIIFLHLLEKFSFPEVSFDIKRGKAYLVKNFEEIKGIIDAIHPSSILAIAREIEKYKDITTHIVWVTNVPEKGVNPTALHVLLDLSIRFANEHENALIILDCLEFLVLYNGFELTFKFLLSLKDNLLIRGATLIIVVKPETFNEQQLTLLKREFQTL, from the coding sequence ATGATCACACATGGTGGGGGAGCGGGTGGATTAGTAGTTCTTTACATTATCTTTCTGCATCTCTTAGAAAAATTTTCATTTCCAGAGGTTTCTTTTGATATTAAACGTGGCAAAGCATACCTCGTCAAGAATTTTGAAGAAATTAAGGGGATTATAGATGCAATTCATCCATCTAGCATACTCGCGATAGCCAGAGAGATTGAGAAATATAAGGACATAACCACCCACATAGTTTGGGTGACAAATGTCCCTGAGAAAGGGGTAAATCCCACTGCTCTACATGTTCTTCTCGACCTATCAATTAGATTTGCAAATGAACATGAAAACGCCCTTATCATTCTAGATTGCCTGGAATTCCTAGTGTTATACAATGGGTTTGAATTAACATTTAAGTTCCTCCTCTCTCTTAAAGACAACTTACTCATTAGAGGAGCTACGTTGATTATAGTGGTAAAGCCAGAAACATTTAACGAACAACAGCTCACACTTTTAAAGAGAGAATTTCAAACCCTCTAA
- a CDS encoding bifunctional N(6)-L-threonylcarbamoyladenine synthase/serine/threonine protein kinase — protein MIALGIEGTAHTLGIGIVTENKVLANVFDTLKTEKGGIHPKEAAEHHAKLLKPLLRKALEEAGVSMEDIDVIAFSQGPGLGPALRVVATAARALAIKYNKPIVGVNHCIAHVEITKMFGVKDPVGLYVSGGNTQVLALEGGRYRVFGETLDIGIGNALDVFARELGLGFPGGPKIEKLALKGEKYIELPYAVKGMDLSFSGLLTEAIRKYKSGKYRVEDLAYSFQETAFAALVEVTERALAHTEKEEVVLVGGVAANNRLREMLRIMAEDRGVKFFVPPYDLCRDNGAMIAYTGLRMYKAGIKFKLEETIVKQKFRTDEVEVVW, from the coding sequence ATGATAGCTCTAGGGATCGAGGGGACAGCTCATACGCTTGGGATAGGGATAGTTACGGAAAACAAAGTACTTGCAAATGTATTTGACACTCTAAAAACAGAAAAAGGTGGAATACACCCAAAAGAAGCTGCTGAGCATCACGCCAAGTTGCTCAAACCCCTATTGAGAAAAGCATTGGAAGAAGCAGGAGTTAGTATGGAAGACATAGATGTAATAGCGTTTTCCCAGGGGCCAGGATTGGGGCCTGCATTAAGGGTTGTCGCAACGGCTGCAAGAGCATTGGCAATAAAGTATAACAAACCCATAGTGGGAGTTAACCATTGTATTGCACATGTCGAAATAACCAAAATGTTCGGGGTCAAAGATCCAGTGGGGTTATATGTTAGCGGTGGGAACACTCAAGTTTTGGCATTAGAAGGGGGGAGATACAGGGTTTTTGGCGAAACACTTGATATAGGAATAGGAAACGCACTTGACGTATTTGCCAGAGAACTGGGATTAGGATTCCCAGGAGGACCAAAGATAGAAAAACTTGCCCTTAAAGGAGAGAAGTACATAGAGCTCCCCTACGCTGTTAAGGGAATGGACTTAAGCTTTTCTGGCCTTCTGACTGAGGCTATCAGGAAGTATAAAAGCGGAAAGTATAGGGTGGAAGATTTAGCATACTCTTTCCAAGAAACAGCATTTGCAGCTTTGGTTGAAGTCACAGAAAGAGCATTGGCACACACAGAAAAAGAGGAGGTTGTATTAGTAGGGGGAGTTGCAGCAAACAATAGGTTAAGAGAAATGTTGAGAATTATGGCAGAAGACAGGGGAGTTAAGTTCTTCGTTCCTCCCTATGATCTCTGCAGGGACAATGGAGCAATGATAGCTTATACAGGACTTAGGATGTACAAGGCTGGAATTAAGTTTAAGTTGGAGGAGACCATAGTTAAACAAAAGTTTAGAACGGACGAGGTCGAGGTAGTATGGTAG
- a CDS encoding protein translocase subunit SecF, translated as MDPKKMIIYPLIVFGIAIIIIIANYVMTGSFVKEGIELRGGSVITLQGVNVSPDEIAKSIKEKTGIDVTVEKFSGVGGSGVRVYVSAGDDVNLVREALKEMFPDVEPQTVVIGPTFGEIVREQGIKAIVYAFIGMAIVVFLFFRVPVPSMTVVFSAFSDMIIAIALMNIFGIELSQATIAALLMLIGYSVDSNILLTTRLLRRKEFTVEEAYYSSLKTGFTMSTTTLGALASLWIFSTAQVIDDIASVLIFGLLADFMNTWILNAGVLRLYIAKREGKE; from the coding sequence ATGGATCCAAAGAAGATGATAATATACCCATTAATTGTTTTTGGAATTGCCATAATCATTATCATTGCAAACTATGTAATGACAGGTAGCTTTGTCAAAGAGGGAATAGAGCTAAGAGGAGGGTCGGTAATAACCCTCCAAGGGGTAAACGTTAGTCCTGACGAAATAGCGAAAAGTATCAAAGAAAAAACAGGAATTGATGTTACAGTAGAAAAATTTAGTGGTGTTGGTGGGAGCGGGGTTAGGGTTTATGTATCTGCGGGGGATGATGTCAATTTAGTCAGAGAAGCTTTGAAAGAAATGTTTCCCGATGTGGAGCCTCAGACTGTAGTTATTGGGCCTACTTTTGGAGAAATAGTGAGGGAGCAGGGAATAAAGGCTATAGTTTATGCTTTCATAGGGATGGCTATTGTTGTTTTCCTGTTCTTTAGAGTTCCCGTCCCATCTATGACTGTTGTATTCTCTGCCTTCTCTGATATGATTATAGCCATAGCTTTAATGAACATTTTTGGAATAGAGCTCAGTCAAGCTACTATAGCTGCTTTATTAATGTTAATTGGTTATTCGGTTGATAGTAATATATTGCTAACGACAAGACTACTCAGGAGGAAGGAGTTTACCGTAGAGGAGGCTTATTACTCCTCCCTAAAAACAGGCTTTACGATGAGCACTACAACCCTGGGAGCTTTGGCATCGCTGTGGATATTCTCAACAGCTCAGGTAATTGATGATATAGCTTCAGTTCTCATATTTGGATTGCTTGCTGACTTTATGAACACTTGGATTTTAAATGCAGGAGTTTTGCGTTTATACATAGCTAAGAGGGAGGGTAAGGAATGA
- a CDS encoding preprotein translocase subunit SecD — MKWRRILLNFRVIVLIFFLLISITALATRGLTFGLDISGGISITVKLEKPVDSQTMEQVKIALEQRLNTLGVKNIVVEPWGDQFVIVKVANVTEEEADQLIKTIERQGVFYAEFQGIIFATGKDILNVGSVSYDPQHSAWVVPFRLSKEAAEKFAQLALGKAGYPVDMFLDPPVNSTLVVSNRVYEAMLSKTFMLEGDMTLVERIEKAFGIKVVPYANVTPEEIAEIAKGSERIILLDVDGNLSKALKEMGFEVETRSMRSDEDVYDFIKRSLGLYGPYRVSEGLATGNPSTEVMISITAPKTDIQARQDAQVVSVVLRSGSLPVKLSIERIDYISPKLGENFKRQVLVAGIAALLVVGLIVFLHYRKIKIAIPVMFTSFSEVLIILGIAALIRWNLDLPSIAGIIAAIGTGVDQQIVITDELLGEEESRRRVKRSGVLRRMGRAFFIILASATTTIVAMSFLFKFFVGGLRGFAFTTILGVLVGIFITRPAYGEIAKVLIGERR; from the coding sequence ATGAAGTGGAGGAGAATTTTACTTAATTTTAGGGTCATTGTTCTCATATTCTTCCTCTTGATCTCAATAACAGCCCTAGCTACGAGAGGTTTAACTTTTGGTTTAGACATTAGTGGAGGAATATCCATAACTGTAAAGCTCGAAAAACCTGTGGATTCTCAAACAATGGAGCAAGTTAAAATTGCATTGGAGCAGAGGTTAAATACGCTTGGTGTTAAGAATATAGTTGTTGAACCTTGGGGAGATCAGTTTGTAATTGTTAAGGTGGCTAATGTAACGGAAGAAGAAGCTGATCAACTAATAAAGACTATTGAAAGACAGGGAGTTTTCTATGCTGAATTTCAGGGTATTATTTTTGCAACAGGAAAAGACATTTTGAATGTTGGAAGCGTTAGCTATGATCCTCAGCACAGTGCTTGGGTAGTTCCATTTAGACTCTCAAAGGAAGCTGCAGAAAAGTTTGCCCAACTTGCCTTAGGAAAAGCGGGATATCCAGTGGATATGTTCCTAGATCCTCCTGTGAACTCAACTTTAGTTGTTTCTAATAGAGTGTACGAGGCAATGCTCTCTAAAACATTCATGTTGGAAGGAGATATGACACTTGTCGAAAGAATAGAGAAAGCCTTTGGCATTAAGGTTGTGCCCTATGCTAATGTTACCCCAGAAGAGATTGCTGAGATTGCTAAGGGGAGTGAGAGAATAATATTGCTTGATGTGGATGGAAATCTCTCAAAAGCTCTTAAAGAGATGGGCTTTGAAGTTGAAACAAGAAGTATGAGAAGTGATGAAGACGTTTATGATTTCATTAAAAGATCTCTTGGCTTATATGGACCTTACAGAGTTTCAGAGGGATTAGCTACTGGGAATCCAAGTACTGAAGTCATGATATCAATCACAGCACCTAAAACTGACATTCAAGCTAGACAAGATGCTCAAGTAGTTTCTGTAGTTTTGAGGAGCGGATCACTTCCTGTAAAGCTCTCAATAGAGAGAATTGACTACATCTCTCCAAAATTGGGAGAGAATTTCAAGAGGCAAGTTCTAGTTGCGGGAATTGCAGCGTTGCTTGTTGTTGGGTTAATAGTCTTCTTACATTACAGAAAAATTAAGATAGCCATCCCCGTAATGTTCACGAGCTTTAGTGAAGTGTTGATTATCTTGGGTATTGCAGCACTCATTCGTTGGAACTTGGATTTGCCAAGCATTGCGGGAATTATTGCGGCAATAGGAACTGGAGTTGATCAGCAAATTGTCATAACGGATGAACTTTTAGGAGAGGAAGAAAGCAGAAGAAGAGTAAAGAGGAGTGGAGTGTTGAGAAGGATGGGTAGAGCGTTCTTCATAATCCTAGCTTCAGCTACAACAACTATAGTTGCCATGAGCTTTCTCTTTAAGTTCTTCGTTGGTGGACTTAGAGGATTTGCCTTTACAACAATTCTTGGTGTTTTAGTTGGAATATTCATTACGAGGCCTGCTTATGGAGAGATTGCAAAAGTCTTAATTGGAGAAAGGAGGTGA
- a CDS encoding potassium channel family protein translates to MYVIIMGAGRIGTLVAKMLENSGHDVAIIEMNKDRARAVSDIVSGLVIEGDATDQNILESANVRNADAFVALTGKDDANILACILAKHLNPRIMTILRITDPRKKKIFEEVKDLKKYFDVVVSPEDIAANYIFRVVITPGFDRVLLPREGAEIIQFHIDENSKVAGKAVKDLNLPRDSLIIAIYDEKGNLIIPSGETILPKRGTVVVFAKDSALKEIKKIMEEKVEESEE, encoded by the coding sequence ATGTATGTAATAATCATGGGGGCAGGTAGAATTGGAACTCTGGTTGCTAAAATGCTAGAAAACTCTGGTCATGACGTTGCTATAATAGAAATGAACAAAGATAGGGCTCGAGCAGTTTCTGACATTGTTTCGGGGCTTGTAATTGAGGGCGATGCAACCGATCAAAACATCTTGGAGTCAGCAAACGTTAGAAATGCAGATGCCTTTGTAGCTTTAACGGGAAAAGATGATGCAAATATTTTGGCTTGTATCTTGGCAAAACATCTGAATCCAAGAATAATGACGATACTCAGGATAACTGATCCCAGGAAGAAGAAGATATTTGAGGAAGTTAAAGACCTCAAAAAATACTTTGATGTAGTTGTATCTCCCGAGGATATTGCTGCAAATTACATCTTTAGAGTAGTTATAACCCCAGGATTTGATAGGGTTCTATTGCCAAGAGAAGGTGCAGAAATAATTCAATTCCACATAGATGAAAACAGCAAGGTGGCAGGAAAGGCAGTAAAGGATCTCAACCTTCCACGGGATTCCCTTATCATAGCAATTTACGATGAGAAAGGAAACTTAATAATTCCTTCAGGAGAAACAATCCTACCAAAGAGAGGGACTGTTGTCGTTTTTGCAAAGGATTCTGCCTTAAAAGAGATTAAAAAGATAATGGAAGAAAAGGTTGAAGAGTCTGAAGAGTGA
- a CDS encoding V-type ATP synthase subunit H, with protein sequence MEEILREIVKAERLAEERIEAAKVEAKKIIQNAREEAKKLEEEILKKAEEEGKRIIESKKAEGEQEAKKIREEGEKEIEELKVKAEEKFETAVSECLRIIRGV encoded by the coding sequence ATGGAGGAAATACTTAGGGAGATCGTTAAGGCAGAAAGACTCGCTGAAGAGAGAATTGAAGCAGCAAAAGTTGAGGCTAAAAAAATTATCCAAAATGCTAGGGAAGAAGCAAAAAAGCTTGAGGAAGAAATTCTGAAAAAAGCTGAAGAAGAGGGAAAGAGGATAATTGAATCAAAAAAGGCTGAAGGAGAACAAGAAGCTAAGAAAATCAGAGAGGAAGGAGAAAAAGAAATTGAAGAATTAAAGGTAAAAGCTGAGGAAAAGTTTGAAACGGCTGTTTCTGAATGTTTGAGAATAATAAGAGGGGTGTAG